The sequence CGGCGAACCGGCGCACTTTAATTGCGAGGCGAGCAAGGGGCACAGTGAGGTTGTTGACCAGCAGTATACTCACCACCAAACCCAGCGCGACTATGGCAAAAGCAATGATAATGGTGGTTAGCACCAGGCGGTCGAAACTGTAGTAGATCCCGGTAAGATCGTCGCTGAGCACCACCGACACGGTCTGCCCACGCACCGACGGAATCTGGCGTTGGTTGTTGGCGAACTTCGGCCGAATCCAAAACCCCCAGCTGCGCTCTACCTCATTCAGGCTGCGGTGAATGGCTGCGGTGTCGCCGGCGAGTGAACTGACCAGAACCCGGTTGTCGTGATAAAACGTAATATCCAGCTCTGTCAGCGCTTTTAGCTGGCGCGCGTCATTTTCGTCAATCTCGAACCCTACGATGGCATAGGCGATTGTGACTGGCGCGCGTACAGGCAGAGCAATCACCTGATAAAGGCGGCCGTCGGACTCAGCAAAAACCGTGACTCCGACCTGCTGTACCAGGCTGGCGACCAGCCCTTCAAGACTGCGGTTATCAAACTCTGAGCCTTCCGTATGCGAAATAAGTACGCCATTGCGGTCACTGATTACCATCAGGTCTGCATCAATACGGCCAGCCTGGTTGGCCAGTGCACTGGCAATGGTGGACTGGTCCCGGGTCGCCACTGCCTGCTTAAACCCGTAGTCTGCAGTGAGTACCTGAGCCGCCGTCGACAACAGTTCCGCTCGGGTGGAGGAATACTGGCTGAACACCTGCGTGGCGCCATTGACGGTGATGCGTATGTGTTCCTGGGTATAGCGACTGCTGAACCACCAAAAGCTACTGAGCACCAGAGCACAGGTGACAAGCACCAGCCCGATGCACAGTGCGATTACCTGATGACTCAACTTATTCACAACTTAAGGTGCTCCAAATCGATCCCCGAATGTATCTCGGGGCGCTGGCTGAGTGGTGTGAACCATAATCGTGTGCGTTGTTTCAGCGTCGAGCACGTGTCGCGCGCGCACCTCTGGACCACCACGTTGCAGCGGGTGCCATACATACACATGCCCGGGTATTTCATCGACATCAAAATAGACCTCGCCAGCGTCGGTGGTCATTGCACTGGGTCCCTCGGCCACATAGATGTACCCCACCATCGAATCGTGAATATTACAGCCCAGCAGCACCACACCAGCGGTGTCGAATACCACCGGATGTTTGGGCTTGCCGGCGTACAGTTTTAGCTCGAATGTTTTCGCCGGCGAAAATGAATAGACGTGATGCCGGATATTGTCGCTGTTCGGGAAGCTGACCGCTCGACCCCGCTGTACCAAAAGCAACTCGGGCACGAAGCGCTTGTCTACCTGATCCATAACCGCCGGTTGACCAGCAACGAGCGGTGCCTGAACGCCGGGCAGCTCAACAATCGCACCGCTGAGTGGCCGCATCTGCGCATCGACGACCTTTATCGTTACGCGTGAATTGGCGGCAACCGCCGGATGTGCGAGCATGGAGGCTAAAATTAGCAGCGCAGGAAGCGCCCACCGCGAAACCATAAATACAACCTGTGTTAGAACGACAAAAATGCCCCGGTTAAGTATGGTCACCGAGCACCAATAATTCAAAACCTCGAATAAAAAAGCACCATGAATCAATGTTTTACTTCTATTCGGTATATGGCCTTACTAACGCTGGCACTGCTCGCGCTCGCCGGTAATTCGTTACTCTGCCGCGCCGCCTTACTGACGTTTCACACAGACCCCGCCCTGTTCACCGGATTGCGCATAGCATCCGGCTGTGTCGCGCTCGCCTTGTTGGTCTGGCTTACGCAACGCAAACAAGCGACCGCGACCCACAAAAGCGCGGCAGCATACACGCTTTTGTCGGCATCTGTGCTCTACCTCTACTTTCTGGGCTTTTCCTACGCGTATATCACACTGGATAGCGGCACTGGCGCATTGGTCCTTTTTGGGTGTGTGCAATTAACTATGAGTGTTGCCAGCCTCTGGCGCGGCCAGCGACTGCACCTGACCCAATGGGTGGGAATGAGCCTCGCTATGGGCGGGCTCTATTTGCTGGTAGCTAGGGGTATCAGTGGCGGCGAATGGCACGGCTACGCATTTATGGCAGCCGCAGGACTGGGCTGGGGTATTTATACCCTGCTTGGGCGCAATTCACTGGCACCCGTGCGGGACACCTGCCGGAACTTTTTCGCCTGCCTGCCCCTAT comes from Teredinibacter turnerae and encodes:
- a CDS encoding DMT family transporter, whose protein sequence is MNQCFTSIRYMALLTLALLALAGNSLLCRAALLTFHTDPALFTGLRIASGCVALALLVWLTQRKQATATHKSAAAYTLLSASVLYLYFLGFSYAYITLDSGTGALVLFGCVQLTMSVASLWRGQRLHLTQWVGMSLAMGGLYLLVARGISGGEWHGYAFMAAAGLGWGIYTLLGRNSLAPVRDTCRNFFACLPLCGLSFAALLGFGYPLEWQWHWGSVLAVLSGAITSALGYALWFYVVRDLDRASAGICQLTVPLLAAGGGALLLGEPFTATMLAGALLILGGVLLSLLTAPRRHATNAAPES
- a CDS encoding methylamine utilization protein, translated to MVSRWALPALLILASMLAHPAVAANSRVTIKVVDAQMRPLSGAIVELPGVQAPLVAGQPAVMDQVDKRFVPELLLVQRGRAVSFPNSDNIRHHVYSFSPAKTFELKLYAGKPKHPVVFDTAGVVLLGCNIHDSMVGYIYVAEGPSAMTTDAGEVYFDVDEIPGHVYVWHPLQRGGPEVRARHVLDAETTHTIMVHTTQPAPRDTFGDRFGAP